From the genome of Streptomyces xanthophaeus:
CACCGGGGCACGGAGCCCCGGTCCGGCTCCCAGCAGGGCCACGGTCCGGCGTCCGGCCGCCCGCTTACGGACCCGCGCCGCCACCGCCGACACCAGCCACAGCGCCACCACGGCCAGGCAGACGGCGATCCCCAGCCTATGGACGACGAAGCCGCCCATCACCGCTCCCCCGCCCGGACGATCCGCCGGCACCACAGCAGCCCGAGCGTCTCCAGCACCCCGCCGGCCAGCAGGCAGCCCCACCCCATCGGCGTGTGCAGCAGCACCCGCAGCGGATCCGCACCCAGCCCGGTGCCGATCAGCAGTCCCACCAGCGGCAGCAGGGCGAGCACCAGCACCGTCGACCGCGCCCCCGCCAACTGGGCCCGCAGCGACTCCTGCCGGTCCCGCTCGGCCCGCAGGGCACCCTCCAGCCGGTCCAGTCCGGCGGCCAGTCCCGCACCGCCGTCCACGGAGACCCGCCAGCAGGCCGCCATCCCGGCCAGCCCTTCCGCCCCGGGCTCCCGCGCCGCCTGGCGCAACGCACCGGGCACGTCCCCGCCGAAGGCCGCCGCGGCCAGTACGCCCGTCTCCGCGGCACCCGGCCCGCCGGGGCCGACGGCCGTCCTGCGCATCGCGGCCGTAAGCGCCTGCCCGGGCTGGGCTCCCGCCCGCAGCTCACCCGCCACCGCCCCGCACAGGGCCACCACCTCGGCGGCCCGCGCCGCCCGGGCCCGCTCCCGCGCCCGTACCCGCAGCCACCGGCGCACCAGCGGCACCGCCGCCGCCCCCGCCAGCAGCGGGATCACCGACCCGCCGAGCACCGCGACCACCAGCCCCGCCGCGAGGCAGACCCACTCCCGCCACCGCGCCGCCCGCACCCGTACGGCGATCAGCAGCCGCTCCCGGCCCAGCGGGCCGACCGGAACCACCGGACCGCCCGCGGCGAGCACCACCTGGGCCCGCCGGGACACCCGGTCGCCGCCGCCCAGCCCCCAGGCGGCCGCCCCGGCACAGAGCACCCCGGCGAACAGCGGCACCGGCAGCCCCGCTCCCGCGCTCACCGGACGCCTCGCAGCAGCGGACGGAGCCGTTCCCAGCCGCGCTCCCGTACGAAGCCCCGAGCGGCCCAGCGCAGCGCCGGTACGGTGACCACCAGCCCGGCGGCGTCGCGCTCCAGCACGTGCACCTCGGCCAGCCGGCGCCGTCCCTCCCGGTCCCGGACCAGATGGAGCACCAGGGTCAGCGCCGCGGCCAACTGGCTGTGCAGGGCGGCCCGGTCGAGCCCGGCGGCCGTCCCGAGCGCCTCCAGCCGGGCGGGGACATGAGCGGCGGCGTTGGCGTGGACCGTCCCGCAGCCCCCCTCGTGCCCGGTGTTCAGGGCGGCGAGCAGGTCCGCCACCTCGGCGCCCCGTACCTCGCCCACCACCAGCCGGTCGGGCCGCATCCGCAGCGCCTGGCGGACCAGGTCCGCCAGGGTGACCAGACCCGCCCCCTCCTGGTTGGCCGGCCGGGTCTCCAGCCGCACCACGTGCGGATGGTCGGGGCGCAGCTCGGCCGAGTCCTCGGCCAGCACGATCCGCTCGCCGGGACCGACCAGCCCCAACAGGGCGCTGAGCAGGGTGGTCTTGCCGGTTCCGGTGCCGCCGGAGACGAGGAACGACAGCCGGGCCTCGACCATGTCCCTGAGCAGGCGGTGCCCGCCCGGCGGCAGTGTCCCCGCGGCGACGAGCTCCTCCAGCGTGAACGCCCGCGGCCGCACCACCCGCAGCGAGAGGCAGGCCGAGCCGACCGAGACCGGGGGCAGCACGGCATGCAGGCGGGTGCCGTCGGGCATCCGGGCGTCCACCCAGGGCCGGGCGTCGTCCAGGCGCCGCCCCGCGACGGAAGCAAGCCTCTGGGCGAGCCTGCGCACGGCCTCGGCGTCGGCGAAGGTCACTCCGGTCAGCTCCAGCCCGCCACCGCGGTCCACCCACACCCGGTCGGGGGCCGCCACCAGTACGTCGGTGACCTCCGGATCGGCGAGCAATGCCTCCAGCGGGCCTGCGCCGACCAGTTCGGACCGTAACTCGGCTGCCACACCGAGCACTTCGGCGTCGCCGAGCAGCCTGCCCTGGGCCCGCAGGGCCGCCGCGACCCGCGCAGGGGTCGGTTCCGCCCCGCTCTCGGCGAGCCGCCGGCGCACCGCGTCCAGGAGTACCGCGCTCATGCCGGCACCCCCTGGGCGGAGCCGAGTGCGCGCTGCCAGAAGCCGTCGCAGAAGCGGGCCAGCGCGCTCTTCCCCTGCGTCCCCGGCGCTTCGCCCTCGGCCACCCGCCCCGGGAGGCCCACCTCGACCGGCACCTCCCCGGCCAGCGGTGCCCCCAACAGGTCGGCCACCGAATCCGGATCGAGGCCGCCCGGGCAGCGTCCCCGTACGACGACCCGCACGTCCCGGGCCACCATCCGTACCCCGGCGGCGACCCGGCCGGCGGCGGCCACCGACCGCAGCTCGCCCGGCACCACCATCAGCACCAGGTCGAGCTGGGCGAGCACCTCGGCCACGGGTTCGTCGACCCGCCGCGGGAGGTCGACCACCACCACGCCGCCCCGGCGGCGCGCGGCGGCCACCACGGACCGGATCGCGGCGGGCGGCACCACCACCCGGTCACCGCGGTCCCAGCTGAGCACGCGAAGGTCGTGCAGCTCGGGCAGGGACTCCTCCAGCGCTCCGGCGCCGACCCGGCCCCGCGAGGCCGCGAAGTCCGGCCAGCGCAGCCCTTCGGCGCTCTCGCCCCCGAGCAGGACGTCCATGCCGCCGCCCAGCGGGTCGCCGTCGATGAGGATGGTCCGCTCCCCGGCGCGGGCGGCCCGCACGGCGAGGGCGCAGGCGAGGGTGGAGGCTCCGGCGCCGCCGCTGCCGCCGATCACGCCCACGGCGAGGGCGGGCCGCCCGGCCCCCTCCACGACATCGGCGATGCGGTCGACGAGCCGGCTCTCGGCGTCCGGGAGCCGCAGCACCTCCTCGGCGCCGATCTCCACCGCCCGTTGCCACACATGGGGGTCGTCCAGGTCCCGGCCCACGAGGAACACCCCGGCCCTGCGCGGTGCCCCCCGTACCCGTCGGGCGGCGTCGTCGCCCACCAGCACGAGCGGTGCGGATTCCCATCCCGCGCTCCCCGCCTCCGCGCCCGCCCCGAGCGTCCCGAGCGCCCCGCCCTGCTCGGGAGCCGTGTGGCGCACATGCGGTTCGGCACCCGCCGCAGCACACAGCCTCAGCAGGTCGTCGAGCAGCAGCGGGTCCTCGGTGATGATCAGCGGCCGCCCGCCGCCGGGTGCGGATCCGGCCATGGATCCGGGCCCGAGGCCCGCTCCGACCCCTGTCCCCCTTCCGCCGACCACGGACTCCGGCGATTCACACGACTTCGATCGCGCCACGATCTCCGCCCCCTTCTCACTGCAAATGCTTCCGCCACGGACTTCGCGGCTGGAATCACCGTGCAGCGATCAGGAAAAACAAGTGGATCTTGTTGGATAACTGTGGACAACCCACCGGTTGTGAATAACCCGGTCACACTCTCAGGTGAGTTCCGGAGCGCGGCGGAACCACTACGCACCGTCACGAGTCTGATGGGGTGAGGGCCTTCGCCGCGTCGGCCCCACGCAAGAGGAAGGGCCGGAGGATGGTCACTTGGGGCCGAAGGCAGGGACGCGAACCGCGTCCGGACATGCGACGACCCCCGCCGGGGGGGAGAGCGGGGGTCGTCCCCACGGTCCGACTCGGGGGGGGAGGAGCCAGACCGGGTTAGCACGGTCGCGAACGATCCGTGACTTCCATGGTGTACCCGAGAGCCTTCTCAGGCAAACCCACGCGCCACACCTTACGCCGAATGGTGGGCGCATATGCTCGGGGCGTGGAAAATCAGCCCTTGCCGCACTCCTCGCCTCGCACCGCAGCCTTCTTCGACCTGGACAAGACGGTCATTGCGAAGTCGAGCACCTTGACGTTCAGCAAGTCCTTCTACCAAGGCGGCCTGATCAACCGGCGAGCCGTGTTGCGCACCGCGTACACGCAGTTCATCTTCCTGGCCGGCGGTGCCGACCACGATCAGATGGAACGCATGCGGGAGTACCTGTCCGCCCTCTGCAAGGGGTGGAACGTGCAGCAGGTGCGGGAGATCGTCGCCGAGACCCTGCACGACCTCATCGACCCGATCATCTACGACGAGGCCGCGTCCCTGATCGAGGCCCACCACACCGCGGGCCGCGACGTGGTGATCGTGTCCACCTCCGGCGCGGAAGTCGTCGAGCCCATCGGGGAGATGCTCGGCGCGGACCGGGTCGTGGCCACCCGCATGGTCGTGGGTGAGGACGGTTGCTTCACCGGCGAGATCGAGTACTACGCCTACGGGCCCACCAAGGCCGAGGCCGTACGCGAACTCGCCGAGTCCGAGGGGTACGACCTCACCCGCTGCTACGCCTACAGCGACTCGGCCACCGACATCCCCATGCTCGAAGCGGTCGGACACCCGCACGCCGTCAACCCCGACCGGGCGCTGCGGCGGGAAGCCGTGGCGCGCGAGTGGCCGGTCCTGGTCTTCAACCGGCCCGTACGGCTGAAGCAGCGCCTTCCCGGGCTGTCCATGCCGGCCCGGCCCGCCCTGGTCGCCGCGGCGGCCGTGGGCGCGGCAGCCGCCACGGCCGGGCTGGTCTGGTACGCGAGCCGGCGCCGCGCCAATGCACTGGCCGCGGCCCGCTCTGCCTGATTGTCCTGACCTGCACGG
Proteins encoded in this window:
- a CDS encoding type II secretion system F family protein → MSAGAGLPVPLFAGVLCAGAAAWGLGGGDRVSRRAQVVLAAGGPVVPVGPLGRERLLIAVRVRAARWREWVCLAAGLVVAVLGGSVIPLLAGAAAVPLVRRWLRVRARERARAARAAEVVALCGAVAGELRAGAQPGQALTAAMRRTAVGPGGPGAAETGVLAAAAFGGDVPGALRQAAREPGAEGLAGMAACWRVSVDGGAGLAAGLDRLEGALRAERDRQESLRAQLAGARSTVLVLALLPLVGLLIGTGLGADPLRVLLHTPMGWGCLLAGGVLETLGLLWCRRIVRAGER
- a CDS encoding TadA family conjugal transfer-associated ATPase → MSAVLLDAVRRRLAESGAEPTPARVAAALRAQGRLLGDAEVLGVAAELRSELVGAGPLEALLADPEVTDVLVAAPDRVWVDRGGGLELTGVTFADAEAVRRLAQRLASVAGRRLDDARPWVDARMPDGTRLHAVLPPVSVGSACLSLRVVRPRAFTLEELVAAGTLPPGGHRLLRDMVEARLSFLVSGGTGTGKTTLLSALLGLVGPGERIVLAEDSAELRPDHPHVVRLETRPANQEGAGLVTLADLVRQALRMRPDRLVVGEVRGAEVADLLAALNTGHEGGCGTVHANAAAHVPARLEALGTAAGLDRAALHSQLAAALTLVLHLVRDREGRRRLAEVHVLERDAAGLVVTVPALRWAARGFVRERGWERLRPLLRGVR
- the ssd gene encoding septum site-determining protein Ssd, giving the protein MAGSAPGGGRPLIITEDPLLLDDLLRLCAAAGAEPHVRHTAPEQGGALGTLGAGAEAGSAGWESAPLVLVGDDAARRVRGAPRRAGVFLVGRDLDDPHVWQRAVEIGAEEVLRLPDAESRLVDRIADVVEGAGRPALAVGVIGGSGGAGASTLACALAVRAARAGERTILIDGDPLGGGMDVLLGGESAEGLRWPDFAASRGRVGAGALEESLPELHDLRVLSWDRGDRVVVPPAAIRSVVAAARRRGGVVVVDLPRRVDEPVAEVLAQLDLVLMVVPGELRSVAAAGRVAAGVRMVARDVRVVVRGRCPGGLDPDSVADLLGAPLAGEVPVEVGLPGRVAEGEAPGTQGKSALARFCDGFWQRALGSAQGVPA
- a CDS encoding HAD family hydrolase, whose translation is MVGAYARGVENQPLPHSSPRTAAFFDLDKTVIAKSSTLTFSKSFYQGGLINRRAVLRTAYTQFIFLAGGADHDQMERMREYLSALCKGWNVQQVREIVAETLHDLIDPIIYDEAASLIEAHHTAGRDVVIVSTSGAEVVEPIGEMLGADRVVATRMVVGEDGCFTGEIEYYAYGPTKAEAVRELAESEGYDLTRCYAYSDSATDIPMLEAVGHPHAVNPDRALRREAVAREWPVLVFNRPVRLKQRLPGLSMPARPALVAAAAVGAAAATAGLVWYASRRRANALAAARSA